The Saprospiraceae bacterium genomic interval TTCTGAAAAACATCTGATGTATAGCTTTGTAATAATTTTTTTGAACCATCAAACTGACTATACAGATTTAGTTGCCTGGCTGTGCCTGCTTTTTGGAATCGCAAACCGAAAGAAAGCATGTAATTATTATACCGGAATAATGTATACGGTTTACTCTCAATGCTGAATTTTCTTGCGTTATTGTTATTCTTGTCTGTTTGCTGGTAAACAATAGTGCAAGTAGCATCGCTTTGAGGCATTAAACTGCTTTTTACAACAGCAAAGGAAAACGGCCCGGTTTCGCTATGAAGTTTCCACTGTTCGGGCAATGTACAGGCTGTAAATTGCTCAGAAAATATTAAGTTCTGCGCCTGAATTGAACTTAAAGTGAATACCAATAATATGCAGATATTTTTCATTGCAATCAGATTTAGAAAATATTAAAACGTCTCATAAATGTTTTACCGGCGCTGTCTAACTGGTAGATGTATTCTCCGGGATGAAGTTTCCACTTCTGAGGATCCAATGCTACGGTATGAGATCCTTTTATCGTATAATCATCGTGTAAAACTGCCAATGTTTTTCCGTCGGCAGATTTAACAGCCAGTTTAACCTGATTGGAAGTCAACTGACTGAATTTGATGTCTATAGTTTTATTATTTGATGGATTTGGATTGTGGCCCAGTAAAATTGTGTGGTAGTTGGAACCGGAAGATGAACCATCACATGGGACATCAAATAAATTCAACCGAGGATAAGCTTGTCCGAGACTAAAATTGACCAGATCTTTATCCAGACATAACCATTGTTCCATGACGCTGGCATACATACTGCGAAAGTCAATAGAACTTTGTTTTTCAAAATAGACTCTGGTGTCACCTGCTTTTAAGCCGGCATCGTTTAAGTTGATCGGACTGCCATAAAATCCACCCTTCACCTGAGGCCCAAACATCATCATGGGCGACATATTCCCGTGATCTGTTCCTGCTGAACCATTTTCCCGGATGGTTCGCCCAAATTCAGAGAATGTCATTAAGGAAACATCGGAGTCAAATCCATCCAATTTTAGATCGTTGAAAAAAGCAGATACGGACTCTGAAATATTTTGCATCAAACGATAGTGTGGATCTCTTTGATTGGCGTGTGTATCAAATCCGTCGATATAAACCATGTAGATCCTGGTTCCAAGTTTTCCTTTAATAAGCCTGGCTACAATTTTTAATTGTTCCGCCAAACGGGAAACTGTATTCAGCGGATAACTGACTTTATTAAGTGTTTTATTGTAAGCCTGAGTAACCGAGTCGCTGTAACGAAGACTATTGTTGGTCAATTGTCTGAGAAATTCAACTTCCTGTCCGCTGGGGCAATCGCTTAATCCATCTGTTGGGTAAAGTTTACCATATTGTGCAAGCCTGTAAAATTCATTTGGATCATTGAATACCAATTCAAATTGTTGGTTGGCTTCTGAGCGAAAAACCAGATCGGCATTGTAACCAATTCTCAATGCCGGCGGAACAGTCGGTGGAGTTTCTGTAAACACCGGAAATTCCTGTTCGAGGTATCTTCCCATATAACCCGACTTGTAGCGCGGGTCGTAGAGGTCATCGGCTGCAGATGACCAATTGTCGATACTGCTGAAATGCGAGTAATCCTGATTTGGGTAACCCACGTTATGTAAGATAGCCATATTTCCTTCATTCCATAAAGGCATCAGGGAAGTCATGGACGAAGGCAATGCATAATCATCGGGTCCAAAACCGGAGAGCACGGTATTGCTGTTGTAATCAGCTCCGAATTTATGACTGAGACCCGGACGGTAACTTATGTATTCCGCTTTACCTGCATGATCGCTATGAGGAAAAACCATATTCAATCCATCGTTTCCTCCAAACATTTTCAGCAATACAATAATGCGATCTCCTCCCCCCAATGCAGGACCTAACAACTGTTCGGAAAACAACGGACTCACAGGTAATCCACTTAACAACATACTGCCCAATCCTGTCAATCCTCCTGTCAACAGGAATTGTCTTCTGTTCCACATTAAATGATCCTCGGTATGTTGGTCTCCAAGATCTTCGCGGAAGAAGTTGTGATTTTTATTTTCTTTACACATGATGTTTGGAATAGTTGTTTATAAGAGTTGAAATTCAGGCAGTGTTACCAGATAATTCATCAAGTTGATAAACTGATTAGGAACACTTACATAATTAAGGGTCCAGGTACCATCGTTGTAGTAGTTGGCAGGAACCAAAGATTTAAATACCCCAATGGAAGCTTGTATCAATTCTTCGTCCAGGTTGTTTGTGAAAAAGTAGCTGATTACATTTCTGACAATGTAGTCAGGGTCGCTGCTGTCATTGGTCAGTGTTTTTAAAAAGCTTCGGTATTTTTCCTTGGTTCTGTCGTATTGCAAATAATAACCAAACTGATCCCGGTTGTATCTCCATCTGTTGACCAGCGTAAATTCATTCAACCAGGCCCGGTATCCAGGCCATCCTGCAACATTTACAGGATTGAATAAGCGTTGACCGAGATTGGTATTTGAATTGTAAATATGGCTGAGTGTGTCGCGATTGAGCGTATTTGGGAAATTGGCCGGATCCGGAACTTCCGCCTGAAAACTGTTATTGATCCATTTGTATTTGAAGTAATCCTTACCGGGTTCAAAATCCAGGCTTCTGAAATAATGGATCTGGTTTTCAATATGACTTTTTATACTCAGTCCCATGGCTTCTTCTTCATAGAAATGTTCGCTTTTGAATAAGGTCTTCAAAACGGTTGCAATGTTAAAATTGCTGGAAATGAAAACCTGTGCCAGACCATCGACTATTTCCTGCGGAGGATCATTGTACACATAATATTTGTAAAGTTTTTTACAGATAAATTTGGCGACCTCATTTTTTTTAATCTTGAATATGAGTTCGTCGTGAAGCAGGTCGTATTCCTGTCTGGCCTTCTGCATGGCTTCGGCATCTGTAGGAGGTATAACCCCAAAATTGTTTCCAATGCTCTGACCAAAAATAAATTTTCCTTTCCAGTCGTGGTTATTCCTGTAAAAAACAAATTCATCTGTTTTTGTTGGCCCGATGTAATAGTTTCCACTACCAACAGGTGATTCGTAGTAGCGAATGTTCCATCCTGTTAACAGACGTGCGCATTCTGCAACATCTCTTTGGCTATAATTACCCACACCCATGGTGAATAACTCGAGAAGTTCGCGTGCATAATTTTCATTCGGAGAATACCTGGTGTTATATCGGCCATCCAGGTATATCAGCATGGAAGGGGTTAATCCAATCGCTTTCACAAAATCCTTGAAATTGCCAAGAGCATATTTGTGCAGTAAATAATAATACTGGAAAACCCATGTAGGCCGGTTTCCGGCATCGTCGGCAGTCGTAACAAAATGGTTGGACCAGAATAATACCAGTTTATGGCGGATGCCTTCCGTGATCATCCCATTGAACCACATGTGGACGAGTTCCAAATATTTGTAATAGGCATTGGGATCCTCAGCAATGTTTTGTTCCGACCAATTATAAGTATAGTCTATGGTTTTAAGCCCTGCTCTTCGTTCGCCGGGCAAAGGATGAGTTACAGCGGTGTTGATGAGATAATCAACAAGAACCGATGGAGTATTGGCTTTGGCCAGATTGATCAGGTTCAAAGAGGCTCCATTGCTGAGTTTGTTATAAAGATGGTGGATGCGTTTTTCATTCCACGGCTTAGATGGACTGGGAATATATTCCTGTAATCCGCCAGTCAGGCAGTTCGTATTTGGCATAAGACCTGTGTTTTACCTCTGTAAAATTACAGTTTTCACAGGGAAATCCAAATAAAACATAAAGGGTTTGTACGGATGCCATACAAACCCTTTATAATGAGGTACTTTAATACTGATTAATTCTTGTTGACTTCTTCAAACTCGACGTCCGTGACTTTTTCATCTCCACTGCCGGAGCCATTGGAGTTGTTATCCTGGGTTGCAGATTGCTGATCTTGCTGGGCCTTATACAAATCCTGACTGGCTGCCTGCCAGGCATTATTCAAAGCTTCCATTGATCTGTCGATTTCGTCGAGATTTTGAGCCTTATGTGCTGCTTTTAAAGTCTCCAGTGAAGTCTGAATATTCTCCTTTTTATCGGCGGGTATTTTATCGCCAAATTCCTGTAATTGCTTTTCAGTCTGGAAAATTATCGAATCCGCCTGGTTAATTTTATCAGTCGTTTCCCTGATTTTCTTGTCAGCTTCAGCATTCATGGCGGCTTCTGTTTTCATGCGTTCAATTTCGTCTTTTGACAAGCCGGTGGATGCTTCAATTCGGATATTTTGCTTTTTACCGGTTCCTTTGTCCAGTGCACTTACATTGAGAATTCCATTAGCATCGATGTCGAAACTGACCTCAACTTGTGGCATTCCTCTTGGAGCGGGTGGAATTCCGTCTAATATAAACCTACCTACAGATCTGTTGTCTTTTGCCATGGGTCGCTCACCTTGCAAGATATGGATTTCGACCGATGGCTGATTGTCTGCTGCGGTTGAATACACCTTTGATTTTTTGGTTGGGATGGTTGAGTTTGATTCAATGACCACATCGTAAACGCCACCCAGTGTTTCGATACCCAGCGATAAAGGGGTCACATCCAATAAGAGCACATCTTTGACCTCGCCGGTCAGAACACCACCCTGTATGGATGCGCCGACAGCGACCACTTCATCAGGGTTGACACCTTTATTGGGCTTTTTACCAAAAAATTCTTCTACAACTTGTTGTATTCTTGGGATTCTTGTAGATCCTCCAACCAGAATAACTTCGTCTATATCGTTTTTGCTCATCCCGGCATCTCGCAAAGCATCTTCACAGGGTTTTAATGTCCTTCTGACCAGATCATCTGCAAGTTGCTCGAATTTTGCACGGCTAACTTTTAAGACCAGGTGTTTTGGTACTCCGTCAACTGCTGTGATATAAGGCAAATTGATTTCGGTTTCAGTAGAACTCGATAATTCAATTTTAGCTTTTTCAGCGGCTTCCTTAAGTCTTTGCAAGGCCATGGGATCTTTGCGAAGGTCGATGTTCTCCTGAGCTTTAAAGTGGTCTGCCAGATAATCGATAAGCACCTGATCAAAGTCATCTCCTCCCAAATGGGTATCTCCATTGGTCGATTTTACCTCAAAAACTCCATCTCCCAATTCGAGAATGGAGATATCGAATGTTCCACCTCCAAGATCGTAAACGGCAATGGTCATATCCTTGGTCTTCTTATCCATTCCATAAGCCAGTGCAGCTGCAGTAGGTTCGTTGATGATTCGTTTCACCACCAATCCTGCGATTTCACCAGCTTCTTTCGTGGCCTGTCTTTGAGAATCGTTGAAGTAAGCAGGAACCGTAATGACCGCCTCTGTCACCTCATGTCCTAAAAAGTCTTCAGCGGTTTTCTTCATTTTTTGAAGCACCATGGCACTGATTTCCTGCGGGGTGTATTGCCTGCCATCGATGTTTACGCGAATGGTATTGTTATCTCCTTTTTCAACTTGATAGGCTGTCCTGCTGATCTCTTTGGAAGATTCATCAAACCGGCCACCCATAAATCTTTTAATAGACGCAACAGTCCTTTTTGGATTCGTAATAGCCTGGCGTTTGGCCGGGTCTCCAACTTTTCTTTCTCCATTGTCTAGAAAAGCAACGATCGATGGAGTGGTTCTTCTTCCTTCGTCATTTGCAATAACCACAGGCTCATTACCCTCCATTACTGCAACACATGAATTTGTCGTACCTAAATCTATTCCTATTATTTTTCCCATTTTCTGAATTTATGCTTCTTAAGTCAATACTCATGCCATTCGGGAAAATGGTCAATAATGGCAGAAATCAAAAGATTCTGATTACTTTTTGACTTATTAAGAATAATTTAATATGTCAAAAAGTCAGGTAAGCTGGAATTTGTCAGAATTACTTAAAATTCAAATCTCTAGTAAGCGGATGCGCTTGCAGCGAATCCAGAGTTGGACTTTGTGGTGTTACAGTCCTGACAATAGAGTGTGTGGAACTGAATATCCCAAACCCATGCGATAGATTGGTATACCGGGGAATTTCCTGTGAAGCGGTAATTCCGGTATTGGCATTTAAAATTTCAAAATAGTCCTTAATCTCCGGACCACCGCCAACCAGGTGGAAGTCCAGCTTGAGCAAATACCTTTCTACACCTGTTTCGGGGGTGAGTTTATCGTGCAGAAAATTGTACAAACTCGAACTAAAGAATTTAATACTTGTAAAAATATCTCCATTCCCTTCCCTGCCCGGCAGGTTATCTGTAATGGGGAGTTCGATTATTTTGATCTCGGAAGTTCCTGATTGGATGTTCACTTCTTCAACATAAACCAAAGCTTTTAATTTGAAGAGTCTTGCATTGCTCCTGTGTTTCCACTGTAAATCGTAATTATTGACAGAGAAGAATTTTAGTTGTTTGGTGTTATCATCCGGAAAAGTAAATTTCATATCGCTCACAGATGCAATTCTTGCAGTAACCGGATCTGCCAGCTCCCCTGTGCTCACTTTAATTTGCATGCTGTCTCCCCCATTCCATTGCATGGCGTTGGTTTTAATTTTGTAAAGAATGTTTGGAGACGTTGCAAAGGGACCCGAATTTCTGACAAAACCTTCAAGATTTCCATCGACTTTGGTCAGGGTGTACTCCGCTGATTGAGTCAGGTTAATTATTTTCACTTCGGGATTTGCAAAATATAAGGAATCAGGAT includes:
- a CDS encoding DUF4249 family protein — translated: MNLSRLVSILLLGLFLTACDEDFQLTEPFKSIPVVYGFLDRTDTAQYIRVEKAFVNEDIAASTIAQNPDSLYFANPEVKIINLTQSAEYTLTKVDGNLEGFVRNSGPFATSPNILYKIKTNAMQWNGGDSMQIKVSTGELADPVTARIASVSDMKFTFPDDNTKQLKFFSVNNYDLQWKHRSNARLFKLKALVYVEEVNIQSGTSEIKIIELPITDNLPGREGNGDIFTSIKFFSSSLYNFLHDKLTPETGVERYLLKLDFHLVGGGPEIKDYFEILNANTGITASQEIPRYTNLSHGFGIFSSTHSIVRTVTPQSPTLDSLQAHPLTRDLNFK
- the dnaK gene encoding molecular chaperone DnaK — protein: MGKIIGIDLGTTNSCVAVMEGNEPVVIANDEGRRTTPSIVAFLDNGERKVGDPAKRQAITNPKRTVASIKRFMGGRFDESSKEISRTAYQVEKGDNNTIRVNIDGRQYTPQEISAMVLQKMKKTAEDFLGHEVTEAVITVPAYFNDSQRQATKEAGEIAGLVVKRIINEPTAAALAYGMDKKTKDMTIAVYDLGGGTFDISILELGDGVFEVKSTNGDTHLGGDDFDQVLIDYLADHFKAQENIDLRKDPMALQRLKEAAEKAKIELSSSTETEINLPYITAVDGVPKHLVLKVSRAKFEQLADDLVRRTLKPCEDALRDAGMSKNDIDEVILVGGSTRIPRIQQVVEEFFGKKPNKGVNPDEVVAVGASIQGGVLTGEVKDVLLLDVTPLSLGIETLGGVYDVVIESNSTIPTKKSKVYSTAADNQPSVEIHILQGERPMAKDNRSVGRFILDGIPPAPRGMPQVEVSFDIDANGILNVSALDKGTGKKQNIRIEASTGLSKDEIERMKTEAAMNAEADKKIRETTDKINQADSIIFQTEKQLQEFGDKIPADKKENIQTSLETLKAAHKAQNLDEIDRSMEALNNAWQAASQDLYKAQQDQQSATQDNNSNGSGSGDEKVTDVEFEEVNKN
- a CDS encoding DUF1501 domain-containing protein, with the translated sequence MCKENKNHNFFREDLGDQHTEDHLMWNRRQFLLTGGLTGLGSMLLSGLPVSPLFSEQLLGPALGGGDRIIVLLKMFGGNDGLNMVFPHSDHAGKAEYISYRPGLSHKFGADYNSNTVLSGFGPDDYALPSSMTSLMPLWNEGNMAILHNVGYPNQDYSHFSSIDNWSSAADDLYDPRYKSGYMGRYLEQEFPVFTETPPTVPPALRIGYNADLVFRSEANQQFELVFNDPNEFYRLAQYGKLYPTDGLSDCPSGQEVEFLRQLTNNSLRYSDSVTQAYNKTLNKVSYPLNTVSRLAEQLKIVARLIKGKLGTRIYMVYIDGFDTHANQRDPHYRLMQNISESVSAFFNDLKLDGFDSDVSLMTFSEFGRTIRENGSAGTDHGNMSPMMMFGPQVKGGFYGSPINLNDAGLKAGDTRVYFEKQSSIDFRSMYASVMEQWLCLDKDLVNFSLGQAYPRLNLFDVPCDGSSSGSNYHTILLGHNPNPSNNKTIDIKFSQLTSNQVKLAVKSADGKTLAVLHDDYTIKGSHTVALDPQKWKLHPGEYIYQLDSAGKTFMRRFNIF
- a CDS encoding DUF1800 domain-containing protein — protein: MPNTNCLTGGLQEYIPSPSKPWNEKRIHHLYNKLSNGASLNLINLAKANTPSVLVDYLINTAVTHPLPGERRAGLKTIDYTYNWSEQNIAEDPNAYYKYLELVHMWFNGMITEGIRHKLVLFWSNHFVTTADDAGNRPTWVFQYYYLLHKYALGNFKDFVKAIGLTPSMLIYLDGRYNTRYSPNENYARELLELFTMGVGNYSQRDVAECARLLTGWNIRYYESPVGSGNYYIGPTKTDEFVFYRNNHDWKGKFIFGQSIGNNFGVIPPTDAEAMQKARQEYDLLHDELIFKIKKNEVAKFICKKLYKYYVYNDPPQEIVDGLAQVFISSNFNIATVLKTLFKSEHFYEEEAMGLSIKSHIENQIHYFRSLDFEPGKDYFKYKWINNSFQAEVPDPANFPNTLNRDTLSHIYNSNTNLGQRLFNPVNVAGWPGYRAWLNEFTLVNRWRYNRDQFGYYLQYDRTKEKYRSFLKTLTNDSSDPDYIVRNVISYFFTNNLDEELIQASIGVFKSLVPANYYNDGTWTLNYVSVPNQFINLMNYLVTLPEFQLL